From Thermoproteota archaeon:
CGTCAAGGACAGGAAGTGGAGCATAGGATTCCACGAGCTAATGGTTTACTACCTCCACGAATCGTTCAGGGGGCTTAACGAGGAGCAGAAGCTTGCCTTAGCTTCTCTCTTCGCCTCCGCTTACTTGGGTCAGTCCGTCCAGGAGGAGATGATGCTCCCCTACACGTTGGACCTCTACGATCTGGCCCACCGCTTCGATCACTCTAACTCGACCCTCATGACCTCAGGCGCGTTCCTCCAGGTGAAGGTGATACCGTATGTCCAACTGCTGTGGTGGGGGATAATTCTAATGGCCCTTTCAGAGCTCTACCTGATTATAGAGGGGCTGAGGAGATCTAGAACGACCTCAGCTCCCGAGGAACAGCAGACCGACTTGGGCCGGGAGCCAGAGGGAGATGGGAATGGTGAGCCCGGGGAGGGATCTCCCAGCCCTGTAAAGGACCCAGAGAGTCAGTAGGATACCCGCATTAAGGGCTGTCAGGGGTAAGATAGAGAGGTATATGGGAAGGGACCTGAATGAGACCGCTGCAGCCATGGAATAGCAGAACACATCCCCCATCCCCATGGAGACATCTCCGTAGAACACCATTAGGGGATCCAAGGGATCCTCTTGGGAGACCATCAGGAGCTCGCTCAACGGTCCCCTGAAGACCGAATAAGCATCGTATAGGGCGAGACCTCCGAGGAGAAAGTATATGAAGAGGTCATTAAAGAAGACCACGAAGAGGTAGGCTAGCGAAGCCGAGAGGAGCGACTTAGCCAAATTACCTATTAGGTCTCTGCGAAAGCTCAGCCAGGCGATTGCAACGGACAGGAGCAGCTCTAGGGTCCAGGGAAATGATATGAAGGCGCTTATAAGGGTGTCCAAGGAGACAAGCGTCGAATAAACGAAGAAGATACCGATCATTATCCGTATCAGCCGAACCATCTTCCTCCTGACTAGGTAAACCATCAGGACGGCCATACCGAATACCAGCACTATGTAGACTAGGGAGAGGCCAGCAGACTCTTGAACAGATAGTTCGACTTCCGGCTGGGGTCTGGTGCTTAACACCACTAGCCCAGCGAATACCTCGGCCAGAAGGGGCCAGAGAATAACAGAATACCTCTCCACCGCTAACCCTCCTTCCTCCCGATTACCTGTCCACTTGATGACCACAACTGGCCAAGAGGTTTAAATTTCTTTACAAGAGAGTAGGAGCCGACAGGGTGCTTAAAAATATGAAGGAGGAGGTAGTGGCTGCCGAAAACCTCAGAAAAAGCTATGAGACCTACCTTAGGAGGGGGCTGTTCAATAGGGAGAGGAAGGTCGTGGAAGCCCTGAAGGGAGTTTCCTTCCGCATATACCGGGGCGAGGTATTCGGGCTACTCGGACCCAATGGGGCTGGAAAGACGACCACCGTGAAGATACTTAGCACTCTCCTCCTGCCCGATTCGGGAGCGGCCACGGTCTTGGGATACGATGTCGTCAAGGAGGCCGTCGAGGTGAGGAGGAGGATAGGCGTCTCTTTAACGGTGGAGAAGGGTTTCTTCTGGAAGCTGACAGGAAGGGAGAACCTGATGTATTTCGGCATGCTTTACGGCATGGATGGAGCGGAACTCAGGAAGAGGGTTCAGAAGATGCTGGAGCTCGTGGGACTGGAGGAGCTGGGCTCATCGGATAAGCTCTACGAGGAATACTCCCTCGGCATGAAGGCTAGGCTGAGCATAGCGAGGGCCCTGCTCACCGATCCCGAGCTGCTGATACTCGACGAGCCCACCCTAGGGCTGGATCCCCCGTCAGCGCGGCTATTGAGGGAGCTCCTGATAAAGGTGGCCCATCAGGAGGGGAAGACGGTCCTGATAACGACGCACAACATGTTCGAAGCCGAGATAATGTGCGATAGACTGGCCATAATAAACGAAGGAGCTATAGTGGCCATGGACACGGTAGAGGGCTTGAAGAAGCTCGTATCCGATGAGATAACCCTCGAGATGCTGGTTGTGCTGCCAGCTAAGGTCAGCATCAAGCAGCTCAGGGAGGAGATATCCGAAGCTGTATCCAGCAGGGTCGAGGTCGATCCGACGGAGGAAGGCACTAGGATTAGGGTCGTCATGAGGTCCTTAGAGAAGGAGCAGGCCACTCAAGAGATGCTCAGGAGGTTACACTCCATGGGATGCTCGGTGAGGAGGATAGAGGTGAAGGAGCCCACCCTAGAGGACGTCTTCATCGAACTCACGGGGGGGAACTGAGATGAGGCTGTGGACCCTCCTGAAATCGGGACTGGTTCTGGACATATACTTCTTCAAGAACAACAGGGCCCAGCTGGTCTCGATGTTTGCCTGGCCCTACATACTCCTGGCGCTCATGCTAGGGATGGGGTTCCTATTCGGGTCCGCGGAGACCTTCAAGTCCAACGTGGGAGTCGAGGCGGATCCCGTGGTGTTCTTCGTCGCCTCCACGCTGATAGCAATGGCCTCCCTGTCGGTCATGTGGGAGGTCGGGGGCACAGTCCTCTACCACAGGTGGATAGGGACCCTCCCCTATGTGCTGATTGCTCCCTACAGGACATCCATAACGCTGGTGATGTCCTATATACCCAGATACCTCCTCTGGTCCTTCATGCAGCTCGCCGAATTCGTTCCCGTGCTCATATGGAGGGAGGGCCTGGTTGGAGGGCTGGCCGACACACTGATGATGGGCTTGGCCATCGTCATAGGGATGCTCCCCCTGCTGGGCTTCGCAGCGATATTCGGTTCCTTCCTCCTGACAATAAAGGAGGAGACTAATGTGCTCAGTTGGCTCAACCCCATAATCCTGATACTGTCAGGAGCCTTCTATCCTGCCTATCTATTCCCGATCTGGGCTAGGTTCCTCTCCATGCTCCTGCCGACCACCTATACTTTCGAACTCGCCCGTCTCTCATCACTAATCGGGGCGCCGAAGCTCGCTGAAATGACCTTCTTGATAGCCGTGCTGCTAGGAATGTCCTTCCTTTACAACGCTCTGTCGTTCACCCTCATGGGTAAGGCTGAGAGGAGGGCCCTGAAGAGCGGGGCGGTGTGATCCATGTGGGCGAAGGTGAAGGCGGTAATCTGGCTCCACACCTTGAGGCTGTGGAGGTACGGGATGAGCTTCATCAACATGATCCTCTCTCAAGTACTCTGGATCCTCCTCTTCATAATGGGCGTCCTCCTGTTCGTACCTCCCGAGCACCTGACCGTCGCACTGAGGATGGCCTACTGGACCATCGCAGCTTGGAGCGTCATATCCAGCTTCTCCTCACTGGTGGGGGGATGGACCTCCTTCTTCATTCTCATGGGAATGGTCGAGGAGCACCTGCTCAGGAACACCTCTCCCTTCACCACGATCATCGGGAGAGTACTCACAGGGACCACAGTTTCCTTCGCCATAATAATAGCAATGGGCTATGCCTTCAGCTGGATATTCGGTAGGGTGCTCATGACCGTCGAGCGGCCCTCTCTAATTCTCTCGGCCTTCGCTCTGCTCATCGTGGAGAGTCTCTCCTACGCACTCTCGATATCGGCCACCTCCATGAGGACGAGCATATCCGAGCAGTTCTTGGAGATACTCAACTTCGGAATAATAGGGCTGCTGATAATTCCCGTCAGTGTCCTGCCTGAGTATGCTAGGCTGATCTACCTAGCGATCCCGTATGTGGCGCCAACATACATGATCAAGGTTTCCGTGGGTGGTGAGAGCCCCATCCTCATGAGGGAAGCAGCCCTGATCAGCGTTATTGAGTCGATATTGATGGCCTTCATCGCGCTCAGACTCATAAGATCTGTGGAGGAGCATATAAGGAGGAATGGGGTTAGGGCGGTTGGTTTCTGGTGATGTAAACGTTTTAAATCCAAGATGGGTGACTGGATATGTCCGAGCTGACCGAGGGTTCTGAAGCACCGGATTTCTGCCTGCCCGATCAAGACGGACAGGAGGTCTGCCTGGGCGAGTATAGGGGTAAGTGGGTGATCCTGTACTTCTACCCAAAGGACAACACGCGCGGGTGCACTCAGGAAGCCAAGGACTTCACCACCCTAATTGAGGAGTTCGAGAGGCTAGGAGCCGTTGTGCTGGGAGTTAGCCCGGACTCCGTGAAGAGTCATAAGAGGTTCCAAGAGAAGCACGGACTGAGGGTCAGGCTTCTCAGCGATCCAGAGAAGGAGGTGATTAGGAAGTACGGAGCGTGGGGTAAGAAGAAAATGGCGGGTAGAGAGTACTTCGGGGTTATCAGGAGCACCTTCCTCATAGGTCCTGAAGGCAAGGTGAGGAAGGTGTGGCCCAAGGTGAAGGTGAAGGGACACGCTGAAGAGGTCTTAAACACCCTCAAATCCCTCATTTCCTAGCCACTAGGAGGTAACTCCCCATGCCCCCCTCCCTAGCCTCCTCTATCACCAAACCCAAGCCCTCAACTATATCCTTGATCTGATCTAATGAATAGAAGTCCGAGGAGATACCGAACAACCTCTCAACCACCCTCAACAGCTTAGTCGTAAGCTTGCTCCCGTCGAAATCGAACACCGCTAGCAACCCACCATCTCTGAGTACCCTCACTCCTTCCTTCAGGGCCTCGATCCTGCTGGGTATGTGGTGAAGGGAATCGAAGAAGTAGACCAGATCGAAATAGGAATCCCTGAAGGGAAGACTGGAGGCATCTCCCACGACGACGTGGACCCTCGAGGAGCCAAGTCTCTCCCATGCCTTCTCTGCCATAGCCCCCTCGATCTCTAGGAGGAAGGCCTCATCCACATAGGGGGATATCAGCTCTACTGCTATCCCATACCCGGCCCCGACGTCAAGGACCCTTCCCGCCCCCCTCTCCCTCACCAGTTCCACTAGGGGTGTGTATAATCCCTTCACCCTAGGCGTTGAGTAAACCAGCCTATACGCTAGGGGCTCCCTGTCTCTCATGACCCCACCACCAGAGCGCTAGCGAGGCTGAGGCGAACTCCCTGACATCGTCGTACGTTGGTATGCCCACCTCCTCTAGCAAGGACCTCTTCTCCCTCGTGTAGCGGCCGCCCGCTGCGAAAACCAGCAGGGGCTTACCGGCAGTATCGAACCGGGAAAGGACCTCCGCAAAATTGTCCTCCAGCGGGGAATCTTGGAAGACAACGAAGACTCCCAGTAAACCGACCTTCTCGGATTTCGCCAGTACCTCCAAGGCATTAAGGTAGTCGGAAGTGTTGGCGCTTCCTGTGAGGTCTATCACGAAGTCACCCACCAAGACGTAAGGAGGAAGCGAGCCTCTGAGCTCCTCCTTCGTGTCCTCTC
This genomic window contains:
- a CDS encoding ABC transporter ATP-binding protein gives rise to the protein MKEEVVAAENLRKSYETYLRRGLFNRERKVVEALKGVSFRIYRGEVFGLLGPNGAGKTTTVKILSTLLLPDSGAATVLGYDVVKEAVEVRRRIGVSLTVEKGFFWKLTGRENLMYFGMLYGMDGAELRKRVQKMLELVGLEELGSSDKLYEEYSLGMKARLSIARALLTDPELLILDEPTLGLDPPSARLLRELLIKVAHQEGKTVLITTHNMFEAEIMCDRLAIINEGAIVAMDTVEGLKKLVSDEITLEMLVVLPAKVSIKQLREEISEAVSSRVEVDPTEEGTRIRVVMRSLEKEQATQEMLRRLHSMGCSVRRIEVKEPTLEDVFIELTGGN
- a CDS encoding ABC transporter permease, which gives rise to MRLWTLLKSGLVLDIYFFKNNRAQLVSMFAWPYILLALMLGMGFLFGSAETFKSNVGVEADPVVFFVASTLIAMASLSVMWEVGGTVLYHRWIGTLPYVLIAPYRTSITLVMSYIPRYLLWSFMQLAEFVPVLIWREGLVGGLADTLMMGLAIVIGMLPLLGFAAIFGSFLLTIKEETNVLSWLNPIILILSGAFYPAYLFPIWARFLSMLLPTTYTFELARLSSLIGAPKLAEMTFLIAVLLGMSFLYNALSFTLMGKAERRALKSGAV
- the bcp gene encoding thioredoxin-dependent thiol peroxidase codes for the protein MSELTEGSEAPDFCLPDQDGQEVCLGEYRGKWVILYFYPKDNTRGCTQEAKDFTTLIEEFERLGAVVLGVSPDSVKSHKRFQEKHGLRVRLLSDPEKEVIRKYGAWGKKKMAGREYFGVIRSTFLIGPEGKVRKVWPKVKVKGHAEEVLNTLKSLIS
- a CDS encoding class I SAM-dependent methyltransferase — its product is MRDREPLAYRLVYSTPRVKGLYTPLVELVRERGAGRVLDVGAGYGIAVELISPYVDEAFLLEIEGAMAEKAWERLGSSRVHVVVGDASSLPFRDSYFDLVYFFDSLHHIPSRIEALKEGVRVLRDGGLLAVFDFDGSKLTTKLLRVVERLFGISSDFYSLDQIKDIVEGLGLVIEEAREGGMGSYLLVARK